Sequence from the Brevundimonas sp. SGAir0440 genome:
CAGGCCGCAGCTCCCGCCTCCAGCCAGTTGTTCATGCTGGTGGGCGCCCTGATCCTGATCCCGATCATCCTGGCCTACACCGCCTATGCCTACTGGGTGTTCCGCGGCAAGGTCGGCGACGACGGTTACCACTGATGCGTCGCGGCTCCACAAACGGGCTCCGGCAGGGCCTCTGGTTCGTCGCGCTCTGGGCGCTGGGCGTGGGCGTCCTGGGCATCGTCGCCTATCTTCTGCGCGGCGTTCTCAAGCTGGCCGGGGGGTGAGCCCGCAGGCGCCGAACCGCTGGCCCTGGCCGCCGCTCATCACGGGCGGCGCCATCCTTGTCGCGCTCATCATGGCGCGTCTATGGGCCCCGCCCGCCCTCTCCACAGGCGCCTTCGCCGCTGGCGGCCTCCTGGTCGGGCTCGCCCTTGGTTTGGACCTCTGGGCCATGCTGGAGATGCGGCGGCGGCGCGCCAACATCCTGCCGCACCGGGCGGCGACCGCTCTGGTCACGACCGGTCCGTTCGCCTGGAGCCGCAACCCGATCTATCTCGCTAACGGCCTGCTGCTGCTCGGCCTCGGCGGCCTGTTCGACAACGCCTGGTTCTTCGTGGCCGCCCCCGTCGCCGCCTTCGCCACCGACCGCCTCGCCATCCGGCGCGAGGAACGACACCTGGCGGCCCTCTTCGGCGCGGCGTGGTCCGTGTACGTCGGCCGGGTGCGCCGCTGGCTGGGCCGGCGGATGACGTCGTGATCCCCTTTCGCCCGGCCCACAGACGCCTCCTATCCCGTCGCTTCGTCACTACCGTGAGGTTACGGGGCGCGGCATGTGAACCAAGCAGCTATGCTCCGCTCATTACTCCGCAATCATCTCGTCAGGGGCCGCCTTATGACTGCCCCTCACTCCCACTCGATTGCTCTAAGCTGGACAAAATTATGAATTAGTTGGTTTTTTCGCGGCTCGTCTACTTTAACACCGGCTCGCCGCCCGACTGTTCGGTTTGGTTTTGAAAACATTGGATAAATAGACCGATGTAAAAACCGCGTGATCGCGCAATCTTTCGAGACGTATTGACAATCTCAAATTCGAATTAACGATCGATTCTTGCGCATTCACTTGCCGCCGCTAGACTAGCATGAGCAGAACCTACATCGCCATCGCTGACGCCGGCAGAGCGTAGTCCATAACCAGCATCCAGATCGCCATGGCGATCATCATCAGGTTCTCGGTCAGGGATAGGAAGCCAAGCGGCACATTGCTGTCTCCACCGACGCAGGCGCATTTCAGTTCGCGCTTGTCGATGTAGACGGCCTTGAAGACCGAGGCCGCGCCAATGCCGCCGATGAACAGGGCCACCGGGACCGATAACCAGGTCAGGACGCCCGCGACCATCAACGCGCCTGCCCCGAACTCGGCGAACGGATAGACCTTGCCGTACGGCACCCACCGCTTGGCCAGCAGGTCGTAGTTCAGGAACATGGATGAGAAGCTCTCGATGTTCTGGAGCTTCAGCATGGCCAGGGCCATCATCGACAGGGCGATAAACCACTCCCCTGCCCGCACGGTGAACGGCGTGCCAAAAATCGTCAGGCTGAGCATCGTCGCCATCACGGCCGTGGTCAGGAAGACGACGAGGACCGGCGTGTAGGTGGTCGCCTTGGGATCGCGGACCTTGAGACCGAGATAGCGGCGCAGGTCGTCGTGGCCGCCGACACGCTGGCCGTCGATGAAGACCTGAGGCGTGGTCTTGACGCCGTGCTCGGCCTTGAAGGCGTCGGTCTGCTCGCGAGTGGTGAGCCAGTGGTCCTCGACCTTGTAGCCCCGGCTCTTGAGCAGATGCCGGGCCTTGAGCCCCCACGGACAGGTGTGGTCAGGCATCACCATCCGATAGATGACAGCGGTCTTGGTCATTGCAGGCTCCTTGATCTTCTAATCCGAGCTGCAGCTCTTAAGTTCCGTACCTAGATACGGAGTCAAGCATGAACGTTCGGACGATCGCAGGGTTGGCGCGAGACGGCGGCGTCGGGGTGGAGACTGTCCGCTTTTATCAGCGTCGCGGATTGCTTTCGACGCCCGACAGATGGTCGCGTGATGGCGCCGGCGCGGGCGTTCGACGCTATGGCGAGGAGGACGTGCGCCAGCTGAGGTTCATTCGCTCCGCACAGACGGCGGGCTTCACCCTCGAGCAGATCAAAGAGTTGTTATCGCTCGACGCTGGCGAAGATCGCACGCGCGCCCGTGCGTTGGCCGCGGAGAGGCTGGAGGCGCTGGATCGAACCATCTCCGATCTTGAGGGGGCGAGAGCGGCGTTGCGCCGACTGGCGAGCGCTTGCGCGGCGAACGACAGCGGACCGTGTCCGATCATTTCGGCCTTTCAGGGTGAAGAGGTTTGAAATCCTGCCCTGTCTTGGCGAACGGGGTGAGAGGGTTGGCAGCCGTCCCGCCTGGGAAAAACAACCCGACTGCGTAGCCGCGAAGCGGGAGGACCGGAACGTCCCGTTTCCAGAACTGTTCGTTGATCATCACTTCCGGAGAACGAAGATGTCGATCAAGCTGAACGCCGGTCTGGCCACCGCCGCCCTGTCAGTGCTCCTGACCGCGTGCAATCCTGCGGGACAGGCCGATAAAACCGCGACGGCCGACTCGGGGTCGGCGGCCGAACACAGCGCTCCGGCGGTCCAGCCGATGGCGGGGCCCGAGACGCCCTATTCCGCCTCCGAACAGCAGATGCATCAGGCCATGATGCAGGCGCACGGCGCGGACCCGCAGGAGACCTATGCCCTGAAGATGATCGAGCACCACCGGGGCGCCATCGCCATGTCGGAGGTCCTGATGCGCGAAAACCCGGACGCTGCGCTCCGCGAGATGGCCGAAAAGACGATTACGATGCAGCGCCAGGAGATTACGGCACTGGAGCAGTGGGTCGCGCAACATCGGTCCGCCGCAGCAACCCCCGCTTCGGGTTCGGTCCAGCCCGGAGCCTGATGCGGCACGATTGCGCGCGGGGACTGGTCCGCCCGCGCGTATCTGCTTTTGAACGGCGTCGATCGTCGGCGTCTGTCCGCCGGCGGGAGTCCCTCATGCACGACAAGAGCTATCGCAACCTCGCGATTGAACTCATCGTCCACTTCATCATCATGTATTTGGTGATGTTCACGATGATCGCGACGCTTGATCACTTCAACTTCAATCTGAACAATCTCTACATGACGCTGATGATGGTCGCGCCGATGGCTGTCCTCATGCTGGTTCTGATGCGCGAGATGTACCCGAACAATCGGCTCAACCTCGCCATTGGGCTGGCCTCGGTGGTCATCTTCGCGGGCAGCTTCTACGCCATGCGCACCCAGGCGGCGATCGGCGACAAGGAACTCATTCGAGGAATGATCCCCCACCACTCCGGCGCGATCCTGATGTGCGGCAAGGCCAAGCTGAGCGACCCGGAACTGGTCGCGCTGTGCGCAGAGATCGTCGAGGCCCAGAAGCGCGAGATCCGACAGATGCAGGCCATTCAGGATCGGCTTTGACGGCCTTTCCGGCGGGACGCGTCCGCTGGCCTCGCCAACTCGCCATTCCCGTTCGACGAGGCTTCCCACGCCGCCCCAGTGTTGTCGTCGGTTTCAAGGCGTGAGGTCGGCCAGCGTCGGCCGCCGTTGACGAGGGGAAAGTCGACGCGCCGCGTAGACTAGTCGAAAGCCGGACCGGCCAATCGCCAGGAGACCCAGTATGCGTGCGTTTAACCCCGTTCCCTATGTCGCCCTGGCGGCCGCGGTCGTCCTCGCCGCAGGACCTGCAGCAGCTCACGCTCGTCTTGTCAGCGCCACGCCCGCGCCGAACGCCACAGTCGGTGCGACCCGCACGCTGACCTTGACCTTCAGCGAGCGCTCTGTGCCTGCGTTCTCCGGTTTCGACGTGGTCAACTCGGCCGGCGAGAAGCTCGCGATCCGCACTTCGGTCGCTGAAGACGGCAAGACCCTGACCGGGACTCTGACGCGACCGCTGACTGCCGGCGCCTATCGCATCGACTGGCGCATCGCCTCGAGCGACGGTCACCGCATGACCGGCTCGTACACCTTCACGGTGCGCTGACGCCGTGCTCGAGATCGCGGTCGTCGCGCTCCGGTGGCTCCAGTACGCCGGGGCCGTCGTCCTTCTCGGGACGCCGTTGTTCCTGCTCTACACCTTCAGGCCCGCCGACGGCGTTGATCTCACCTGGTCGCGAGGGCTCCTGATAGGGTCAGGTTTGGTGGTCGTCGCGAGCGCGCTCCTGGCGCTACTTGCACAGACAGCGGTCATGGCGGGCTCGCTGGCGGAAGCCACCAAGCCTGCGTCGCTGTCTTTCATGGTCACCGGCACGGCCTTGGGGAAGGCCATGGTCGCCCGAGCCGCCCTCGCCCTCGCGGCCGTCGTCGCGGTCCTGGCCTTGAGACCGGGCAAGACGGCCTGGAGCCTCTCGCTAGGCCTCGGGCTCATCGTGGTCGCGAGCTTCGCTTGGACAGGCCACGGCGCGGCGACAGAAGGCTCCGAGGGCCTGGTCCACCTCGCCTCTGACATCGTCCATTCCGTCGGTGCTGCCCTTTGGCTTGGCGCTCTGGTGGCGCTGACGATCCTGTTGCGGCGCCGCCCGGGGGTCGACGACGAAATCCTCCACCGCGCCCTGTATGGGTTCTCGGGCCTCGGCACGCTCGCCGTAGCCCTGCTCGTGGCCACCGGTCTCGCGAACAGCTGGTTCCTCATCGGACCGGAGCGTATCTGGAACCTTGGCGAAAGCCTCTACGGACAGCTTCTGATCGCCAAGCTGGCGCTCTTCGTGCTGATGCTGGGCCTGGCGGCGGACAACCGTTTCCGCCTGACACCCTCCCTACGTCTGGAGCTGGAGCACCCGGGACAGTCGATCTCGGCGGTTCGACGGCTGCGGCGCAGTATCGTCACGGAGACGGCCCTCGGGCTCGTCGTCCTCGCCGTCGTCGCGCTTATGGGCACCCTCCCTCCGCCGATCGCGACGTGAGCCGACGATCAAGGGGCCCGCGGAGCGGAGCGCCGCTGCGGTCGCGGCGCCCTTCTCCGAGAGAGCTTGTCACGTCCGACCCTCGGGCGTCCCGGATCCCGGCTTAAGCGAACATATACGGTCTGAACGCCACGCGCTTTCCCACTGATGCGTTCAAACCGGAGAGGCGGCCTACCGCGGAGCGCGCGAGGACCAGTGAATGTGATGGATGCGCCAGCCGTCCGCGTGGCGCTTCAGCACCATGGTTTCCGTTGTCAGACGGTCCACGGCGCGTCCGTTGAACTGACCGGTGGTGCGGCCTTCGCTGGTGATCCAGGCCACATCGCCGTCCGCCCAGCCGGATCTGCGGCTTACGGTAGCGTCCGACGCGGCCGCAAAGGCGGCGTCCGACGCAAGATGGTGGGAGGCGTATTCGTCGCGCGAGCGCTCCGCTCCGCCCTCTTCAAAGATCATCACGTCCGGGGCCAGAAGCGACAGGGCGGCGGAGGTGTCGCCGGCCTTGAGCGCGGCATGGAAGGCATCGACGGTCGTGGCCGCGTCCGTCGCTTCCGCGCTGATCGACCCCGCGGTCTGGGCATGGCCGTGGGAATGGTCCTGCGCGACGGCGGGCGTCACCGACAGGACGGCGAGAGAGAGGGCGAGAACGAGAGGTTTGGGGGACATGATGGGCTCCGGCTTATGAATCAGGTGAGACAGGGTCAGGTCAGGTGGGCGGGTTGTGACGGGCGAACACCCGCGTCGCGCCGGAGCGAAGCACCAGCAGCGTGTCGTAAGGGTCCTTGTGTCCCTGCGGCGTCTCCATGCCGGGCGAACCAAGGGGCATGGCCGGCACCGCGAGACCGAGCGCTGCCGGCCGCTCGGCGAGCAACCGTATGACGTCCCCTGCCGGGACATGGCCCTCTACGACATAGCCATCAACCAACCCGGTGTGGCAGGAGGCCAGACTGTCCGGAAGCCCCCGGCTGCTGCGGACGGATTGGAGGCTCGGCAGAACGGTGATGGTCGTGGTGAAGCCGGCCTCCCGCATGTGCGAGATCCAGGCGTCGCAGCACGCACAGGTCGGCGTCTTGAAGACCGTGAGGGTTCTCGACGACTGGGTCTGGGCGCACGCGGTTCCGGTCAGTGCGACACTGACGGCGGCGCCGAGAAAGAGCCTTCGGTGGAGGTAGGCGGTGGTCAAAAGGGCTCTCCCTGATCGCTGTGAACGGTGCGGTTGGCTTCGACGACCGGCGCCCGGCCGAAGGTCCTCCGCCTCAGCCACTGGCGGCTCGGTCGCTCGACCAGACCATAGATGGCCGCCGCCGCTGCGAGGGTGACCGCCAGCATCGCCGCCAGTTCCAGAAGCCCCATTCGATAGTCGGCCGGCCAGCCCCCGATGGCCTGGGCGGCATTGCGCCAGACCATCAGGATCGGAATATGGACGAGGTAGAGGGCGAACGAGGCCTCACCGGCGAAGATTATGATCGGGTGCGACAGGAAGGTCCTGACACCGGCCTTGGTGAGCAGCGCCAGGGCGAGAACGAAAGGTCCCGCAGCGGCTACGATAAGACGATCGTCGGCCCCGATCTGCATGGCGAGCAAGAGCAGCGCGGTGGCTCCGACGGCGCCGACGATCGCGACGCGCGGGGACGGCGTCCAGCGCGTTCCGAGATAATAGAGACCAATCCCGAGCAGGAACTCCGGAATAATGCGCAAGACGCCCATATTGTCTTCCGCCCGAGGCAAAACCGAGCCGAACCACTGCCGGTAGATTGCATCCAGCAGGATGAACAGGCCTGTCGCCCCCGCCAAGAGCATCCATGGCCGCTCTCGAAATCGCAGGGCGACCGCAGCGTAGGCCGGAAAGGCGAGATAGACGAACCATTCGGCCGACAGCGACCAGGCGGGACCGTTCCACAGGACCATCCCGTCTCGGGGGAACCAGGCCTGCACCAGAAAGAGGGTGGTCAGGAAATCCCCAGCGTTGAACCGCCCGGGCTCCAGGCCGATGCCCAACACCGGCGCGGCGAGCACGAGCAACAGCATCGCCAACAGGATGAAAAGGTGCGCCGGGTAGATGCGCGCGAACCGCGCCGCGATGAACCGCCTGTAGTTCACCGGCTGATCACCTTGCAGGTAAACATGGGTGAGGATGAACCCCGACAGGATGAAGAAGATATCGACCGCGAGACGGGCCCGATTCAACAGTCCGGCGGCACCTTCGGGCAACGTCCATTGCAGCTGGTAGTGAAACAGGACCACGCCGAGCGCGAGGAAGAACCGCACCCCCGTCAGCGGATCGAGCCGGTCCGGGAACGGACCCGCGGCCGGATCTGTCCTTTCGCTCACAGCGCCTCCCCGACACGAGCGGGTCCTCCCGGACGTTCTCTGGTATCTACGCGGCGGACCTCTCGTCCCCTCGCAAGGGGCCGGACGATTTGGCGCGTATGGCAAAGGGGGCGTGACGCAGGTACGCAATGACTGATGAGATCGAACGACTGATAGCGGCGGAGGGGCCTGACGACGCGGGGCGGCTGGACGGCCTGGAAGAGGTTGTCTGGGCACGGATCGCCATGCGCCGGGAATCGGCGTCAATGGGACAGGTCCGGGTCGCCGCCGTGGGGCTGGCGCTCGTGCTCGGCGTGGCCAACGGTGGATTACTCCTCCTGGCGTCGCCCAGGCCTGAGCCCTCTGAGCTACGCATCTTCACCGTCTCGGCGGGCCTGTCGCCGCTTGGTCCACTGGATGCCCGGGGATGAGAGCGCGCTGGAAATCGATCGCCCTGACAGCCGTGCTGGCGGCGCTCGCCAGCGGCGCGGCGACCTGGGTGAGCGCAACCTGGGTCATGCGCGAGCGTCAGCCGCCGAGCCTGCATAGCGTCGTCCATGAGCAGTTGAACCTGAGCGCCGAACAGGATGGTCGTCTGGACGCGATCGAAGCGCGCTTCGCCGCGCGTCGCCCCGGGCTGGAAGCGGAGGTGCGAGCCGCCAACCGCGAGCTCGCCGCCGCCATCGCCGCAAGCGACGGGAACACGCCCCAGGTGCAGGCGGCGGTGGATCACTTCCACGTGGCCATGGGCGATCTGCAGAAGGCGACCATCGCCCACGTCTTCGAGATGCGGTCGGTGCTCACCCCGGCGCAGGCCGAGGTCTTCGACGCCGCGGTGGTGGACGCCCTGCGTGCCGACGCCGGCTAGGCGCGGCGCGTGGAGGGCGACAGCATTGAAGCGCGCGCGGCGGGCGGGGACAGGGGCGCCTTCAGCGCCTTGATGGCGGCGACCAAGGGCGATCTCTACAGGTTCGTTAGGCGCTATGTCGGCGACGAAGCGGAGGCGCATGACCTGCTCCAGGAAACGTACACGGCCGCCTGGCTTGCCCTGCGGCGGTACGATCCGGCTCGCCCATTCGACGTGTGGCTCCGGTCGATCGCCCTCAACAAATGCCGGGACTGGAGCCGTCGGCGTGCGGTGCGTCGGGTCGTGCGCGGCGTGATGGGCCTCGACGCCCCCGAAGCGTCAGCGGTTCGGATAGAAGCGCCGTCTCCCGAAACCCGACTGGACGATCGCCGTCGCGCCGAGGCGCTGCGTAGCGCGCTGACCCGCCTGCCTGACGGCCTCAAGGCCCCTCTCCTGCTCGCCACGCTCGAAGGTCGCTCGCACGGCGAAATCGCGACGATCCTGGGCGTCACGACCAAGGCCGTGGAGACGCGGATCGCCCGCGCCCGCAAGCGACTTGCCGAGGACATGGCCGTTCCTGACGGCGCTTGACCTCACAATCTCGACCGATGGCGAAGGGCATTATTTCCGAGGTGTGGCGACCTGCCGCAAGGGCGTTGGCGCCGACGTGCGTATGTCAACCAGAAGCCGCCACGCGTTCGAGGAAGACCCGCGCCTATGCCCATGCCAAATCTCGATCGCCGAATGCTTCTCAGGAGCGCCGCCGTTGGCGGCGGGCTGCTTGGCCTGCAGGGACTTCTGCCGGCGTGGGCGCAGACCGGATCGGCGGGGCTAAGAGCGGACTTGCCGGCGCTGAGCGGGCCCAACATCGACCTGACGGTCGGTCACTCGCCTTTCACGGTCGGAGGCCGGACCGGTCATGCCGTGACGATCAACGGGGTGCTTCCGGCGCCCTTGCTGCGCCTGCGCGAGGGACAGAACGTGCGACTCTCCGTGACCAACGGGCTGGATGAGGACACTTCGATCCATTGGCATGGCCTGTTGCTGCCGTTCCAGATGGACGGCGTCCCGGGCATCAGCTTCCCGGGCATCAAGCCGCGGGAAACCTTCGTCTATGAGTTCCCGATCAAGCAGTCGGGCACCTTCTGGTACCACAGCCACTCCAATCTCCAGGAGGCGATGGGCCACTACGGTCCGATCGTCATCGACCCGGCGGGCGCCGATCCCGTCGGCTACGACCGCGAGCATGTGCTGGTCCTGTCGGACTGGAGCTTCATGCACCCGCACGAGATCCTGGAGAAGCTGAAGAAGAGCCCCGGCTATTTCAATCAGCAGCGCACCACCCTGGCCGGCCTCATGGACGGCAGCGACCGCATGAGCCTGGAGGAGCGGCGCATGTGGGGCGAGATGCGGATGGACCCGCGCGACATCCTCGACGTCAACGGCTCGACCTACACCTATCTGATCAACGGCCACGGCCCGCAGGAGAATTGGACCGGCCTGTTCCGGCCGGGCGAGCGGGTGAGGCTGCGCATCATCAACGCCTCGGCCATGTCGATCTTCAACGTCCGCATCCCCGGCTTGCCGATGACCGTTGTGCAGGCCGACGGCGAGAACGTCCGCCCGGTCGAGACCGACGAATTCCAGATCTCGGTCGCCGAAACCTACGACGTCATCGTCCGGCCGACCGAAGATCGCGCCTACACCATCGTGTCCGAAGCGATCGACCGGTCCGGCATGGGCCGCGCGACCTTGGCCCCACGCCTTGGAATGACGGCCGAAGTCCCGCCGCTGCGCGAGGTCCCGAACCTGACCATGCGAGACATGGGCATGGGCGGCATGGACCATGGAAGCATGGCCGGCATGGATCATGGCGCGATGGCCGGCATGGACCACGGCGCCCCAGCCCAAGGCGCGGCGCCAGCGGGCGAGATGGGCGGAATGTCCATGGCCGGAATGAACATGCGCGATCCCGAGAACGCGCCCCCGGACATGGCGGTCGGCGTGGGCGTCGACGCGATCGCCATGGCCCCCGCCAACCGTCTCGGCGAGCGGCCGATCGGCCTGACCGACGTCGATCACCGCGTTCTCGTCTACACCGACCTGGTGTCGCTGCAGCCGAACAAGGACCAGCGCCCGCCGTCGCGGACCATGGAAATCCACCTGACCGGCAATATGGAGCGGTTCATGTGGGGCTTCGACGGCCGCAAGTTCAGCGAACTGGTCGAGCCGATCCGCTTCGAGCGGAATGAGCGGGTGCGCGTGACCCTGGTGAACGACACCATGATGGCCCACCCCATCCACCTGCATGGCCACTTCTTCGAATTGGTGACCGGCGGTCCCCCGGGGCATCAGCCGCTGAAGCACACGGTCAACGTCGCGCCCGGTGGCAAGGTGACGTTCGACCTGACCGCCGACGCGCCTGGCGACTGGGCCTTCCACTGCCACATGCTGATGCACATGCACGCCGGCATGTTCAATGTCGTGACGGTCCGGCCCATGGACGGAGTCGCATCATGAACCGCCTCGCCGTCGCCCTCGCGCCGCTAATTCTCGCCGCCAGCGCCTTTAGCGCCCAGGCGCAGGACCCGCACGCGGGCCATGTCATGCCGGCGACCCCGGCGCCGCGACCCGCGCCTGAACCGGTCGTCCGGTCTCAGACGCCCGCCCCGCCGCCCGCTCAGGACCCGCATGCCGGTCATGTCATGCCGCCCGCGCAAACACCGCCGGCGGTCGACCCTCACGCCGGCCATCAGGTGCCGGCCGAGTCCCCGGTCGTTGGTCCGCATGCGGGTCACGACATGTCGACCATGGCGCCGACGGCGCAGCCCGATCCGCACGCGGGCCACGACATGTCCGCCATGCCCTCCGCCCAGGCCGATCCCCATGCCGGTCATGACATGTCGACCATGAGCATGGGACCGCCGGACGTGCCGACCAGCGCCGACAATCCCGGCCGCCCTCCGGAGGATCCACTCCCGGCCGCCGCCCTGAGCGGTCCCGCGCACGCCGCCGATCTGGTCTTCGGCGCCGAGGCGATGGCCGCCGCCCGTGAGACCCTGGTTCGCGAAAACGGCGACGTCCGCACCACCGCCGTCATCATCGACCGTCTCGAAGCCGGCTTCGGCGATGCCGAAGAGACGTATCTCTGGGACGTTCAGGGCTGGAGCGGCGGAGACATCAATCGTTTCTGGTGGAAGTCCGAGGGCGAAGGCGACATTGGCGGCGAGTTGGAAGAGGCCGAGGTCCAGGCGCTTTACAGCCGCGCGATATCGCCGTTCTGGGATGTGCAGGCCGGCGTGCGCCAGGACTTCCGCGCCGACGGGGAGGACACGACGCACCTCGTCCTCGGCCTCCAAGGCCTTGCGCCCTATTGGTGGGAGATCGACGCCGCCGCCTTCCTGTCGACCGAGGGCGATCTGACTGCCCGCGTCGAGGCCGAATACGACCAGCGCATCACCCAGCGCCTGATCCTCCAGCCGCGCCTCGAAATCGACGCTTCGGCCAGCGACATTCCGGAGCTGGAGATCGGCTCGGGCTTGTCGTCCATCGAGGCGGGCCTGCGCCTGCGCTACGAGTTCCGCAAGGAGTTCGCCCCCTATGTCGGCGTTGAGTGGAGCCGGGCGCTCGGAAACACCGCCGACTACATCGAAGCCCGAGGCGGTGAGGCTGATGACACCCGCTTCGTCGTCGGCCTCAAGGCCTGGTTCTGACCCAAGGAGACCACCCCATGATCCGCATTCTCACCCTCACGGCCGCCCTGGCCTTCGCCGGCGCCGCCGCCGCCGCCGCCCAGGATCCGCACGCCGGGCACAATATGCAGACGCAGGCCGCCGAGCCTCAATCGGCCGTCACCACGGTTCCGGCAAACGGGGCCATGACCCACGGATCGCCAGAACGCTTCAGCGTCACCTTCCCCCATGCGATGGTCCTGAAGACGGTGACCCTGAGCGCCGAGGGGCAGGCCCCGGTGGTCGTGAATGCCCCCGCCGCACCGGCCGCCGCGACCGTCAGCGTGGCCCTTCCCCGGCTTGCCCCGGGAACCTACACCGCCGCCTGGACCGCCGAAGGGCCGGACGGTCACAAGATGTCCGGCTCTGTCAGCTTCATGGTTCACTAGGAGAACGACGATGCGAGTTTCCAACCTGCTGGCCGCCGCCGGCGCGATTCTGGCCCTGAGCGCTGGAGCGGCCCTGGCCGCCGAAGGCTGCGAATGCTGCAAGGACATGGCAGCTGACGCCGCCATGAGCTGCTGCGACAAGATGAAGTCCGACGCTCCGCCGCCCGCCGAACCCGCGCCGCCCGCGCCGGCGCCCTCGGATGCTCCGGCTCCCCAGGGTCACGCCGACCATAACTGACCGCCCGATCTGAACCACTCCGGCAGGCGCTCCGACGGATCGGAGGTCTGTCCGGAGCAGACAGGCGTCAACTCTCGGTCTTCGCCGCGCTGAGCCGCGCCGCGCTCCCTGTGACGCCCACTCCCGCAACCCGGATGAAACGGACGGTTTCGGCCCGCGTCCGCGGTTCGGCGACGAAGCCCGCGTCGGCGAAGGCGAGGTGCTGGGGCATTTGCTCCCTCGCCGGATTCGCGCGCCACCAGTCCTCCAGCGACGCCGCCTTGGGCAAGATGCCGCCGACGATCCGCTCGATGTCCCGAAACGACAGGTCCACCTCGGTGCCCTTCTGACGTCTGAGAAAGGCTGCGAGCGGCGTGTATTTAGCCATCTGGGTGTCTTGCTCCGCTGATGCCGGGGGTCAAGCCCGGCTGGCGCGCTTGCGCTGCCCGATCTAGAC
This genomic interval carries:
- a CDS encoding glutaredoxin family protein, whose product is MTKTAVIYRMVMPDHTCPWGLKARHLLKSRGYKVEDHWLTTREQTDAFKAEHGVKTTPQVFIDGQRVGGHDDLRRYLGLKVRDPKATTYTPVLVVFLTTAVMATMLSLTIFGTPFTVRAGEWFIALSMMALAMLKLQNIESFSSMFLNYDLLAKRWVPYGKVYPFAEFGAGALMVAGVLTWLSVPVALFIGGIGAASVFKAVYIDKRELKCACVGGDSNVPLGFLSLTENLMMIAMAIWMLVMDYALPASAMAM
- a CDS encoding RNA polymerase sigma factor gives rise to the protein MEGDSIEARAAGGDRGAFSALMAATKGDLYRFVRRYVGDEAEAHDLLQETYTAAWLALRRYDPARPFDVWLRSIALNKCRDWSRRRAVRRVVRGVMGLDAPEASAVRIEAPSPETRLDDRRRAEALRSALTRLPDGLKAPLLLATLEGRSHGEIATILGVTTKAVETRIARARKRLAEDMAVPDGA
- a CDS encoding MerR family DNA-binding protein, whose translation is MARDGGVGVETVRFYQRRGLLSTPDRWSRDGAGAGVRRYGEEDVRQLRFIRSAQTAGFTLEQIKELLSLDAGEDRTRARALAAERLEALDRTISDLEGARAALRRLASACAANDSGPCPIISAFQGEEV
- a CDS encoding DUF2474 family protein; this encodes MRRGSTNGLRQGLWFVALWALGVGVLGIVAYLLRGVLKLAGG
- the copC gene encoding copper homeostasis periplasmic binding protein CopC: MRAFNPVPYVALAAAVVLAAGPAAAHARLVSATPAPNATVGATRTLTLTFSERSVPAFSGFDVVNSAGEKLAIRTSVAEDGKTLTGTLTRPLTAGAYRIDWRIASSDGHRMTGSYTFTVR
- a CDS encoding DUF411 domain-containing protein; translation: MTTAYLHRRLFLGAAVSVALTGTACAQTQSSRTLTVFKTPTCACCDAWISHMREAGFTTTITVLPSLQSVRSSRGLPDSLASCHTGLVDGYVVEGHVPAGDVIRLLAERPAALGLAVPAMPLGSPGMETPQGHKDPYDTLLVLRSGATRVFARHNPPT
- a CDS encoding nuclear transport factor 2 family protein; the encoded protein is MSPKPLVLALSLAVLSVTPAVAQDHSHGHAQTAGSISAEATDAATTVDAFHAALKAGDTSAALSLLAPDVMIFEEGGAERSRDEYASHHLASDAAFAAASDATVSRRSGWADGDVAWITSEGRTTGQFNGRAVDRLTTETMVLKRHADGWRIHHIHWSSRAPR
- a CDS encoding DUF305 domain-containing protein; amino-acid sequence: MHDKSYRNLAIELIVHFIIMYLVMFTMIATLDHFNFNLNNLYMTLMMVAPMAVLMLVLMREMYPNNRLNLAIGLASVVIFAGSFYAMRTQAAIGDKELIRGMIPHHSGAILMCGKAKLSDPELVALCAEIVEAQKREIRQMQAIQDRL
- a CDS encoding Spy/CpxP family protein refolding chaperone; the protein is MRARWKSIALTAVLAALASGAATWVSATWVMRERQPPSLHSVVHEQLNLSAEQDGRLDAIEARFAARRPGLEAEVRAANRELAAAIAASDGNTPQVQAAVDHFHVAMGDLQKATIAHVFEMRSVLTPAQAEVFDAAVVDALRADAG
- a CDS encoding DUF305 domain-containing protein, producing MSIKLNAGLATAALSVLLTACNPAGQADKTATADSGSAAEHSAPAVQPMAGPETPYSASEQQMHQAMMQAHGADPQETYALKMIEHHRGAIAMSEVLMRENPDAALREMAEKTITMQRQEITALEQWVAQHRSAAATPASGSVQPGA
- the copD gene encoding copper homeostasis membrane protein CopD; this translates as MLEIAVVALRWLQYAGAVVLLGTPLFLLYTFRPADGVDLTWSRGLLIGSGLVVVASALLALLAQTAVMAGSLAEATKPASLSFMVTGTALGKAMVARAALALAAVVAVLALRPGKTAWSLSLGLGLIVVASFAWTGHGAATEGSEGLVHLASDIVHSVGAALWLGALVALTILLRRRPGVDDEILHRALYGFSGLGTLAVALLVATGLANSWFLIGPERIWNLGESLYGQLLIAKLALFVLMLGLAADNRFRLTPSLRLELEHPGQSISAVRRLRRSIVTETALGLVVLAVVALMGTLPPPIAT
- a CDS encoding acyltransferase, with amino-acid sequence MSERTDPAAGPFPDRLDPLTGVRFFLALGVVLFHYQLQWTLPEGAAGLLNRARLAVDIFFILSGFILTHVYLQGDQPVNYRRFIAARFARIYPAHLFILLAMLLLVLAAPVLGIGLEPGRFNAGDFLTTLFLVQAWFPRDGMVLWNGPAWSLSAEWFVYLAFPAYAAVALRFRERPWMLLAGATGLFILLDAIYRQWFGSVLPRAEDNMGVLRIIPEFLLGIGLYYLGTRWTPSPRVAIVGAVGATALLLLAMQIGADDRLIVAAAGPFVLALALLTKAGVRTFLSHPIIIFAGEASFALYLVHIPILMVWRNAAQAIGGWPADYRMGLLELAAMLAVTLAAAAAIYGLVERPSRQWLRRRTFGRAPVVEANRTVHSDQGEPF
- a CDS encoding isoprenylcysteine carboxylmethyltransferase family protein; this encodes MARLWAPPALSTGAFAAGGLLVGLALGLDLWAMLEMRRRRANILPHRAATALVTTGPFAWSRNPIYLANGLLLLGLGGLFDNAWFFVAAPVAAFATDRLAIRREERHLAALFGAAWSVYVGRVRRWLGRRMTS